In one Helicobacter ibis genomic region, the following are encoded:
- a CDS encoding acetyl-CoA carboxylase biotin carboxylase subunit, with product MSLKREINTILVANRGEIALRAIRTIKEMGKRAIAVYSTADKDVHYLDLADAKVCIGGDKSSESYLNIPAIISAAELFNADAIFPGYGFLSENQNFVEICKHHNIEFIGPNSDVMALMSDKSKAKEVMKNAGVPVIPGSDGAVSSKEEAKKIANEMGYPVILKAAAGGGGRGMRIVDSEENMFNAFLAAESEAISAFGDGTIYMEKFIDKPKHIEVQILADKHGNVLHVGERDCSLQRRHQKLIEESPAPTLEPQTREKLLQTAITATKAIKYVGAGTYEFLLDSNQNFYFMEMNTRLQVEHPVSELVSGLDIIELMINIAEDKELPKQDDIRFNGCAIECRITAEDPVKFYPSAGKITKWISPGGNNVRIDTHAYAGYNVPMFYDSMIGKLIVWGKNRNEAISRMKRALDEFCIEGIKTTIDFHKEMMKNDDFVRGVIHTKYLEQKS from the coding sequence ATGTCTTTAAAGCGAGAGATTAATACCATTTTGGTAGCTAATCGTGGTGAGATAGCATTGCGTGCTATAAGAACAATAAAAGAAATGGGAAAGAGAGCTATAGCGGTGTATTCTACTGCTGATAAAGATGTTCATTACCTAGATTTAGCCGATGCGAAGGTGTGTATTGGTGGCGATAAAAGCAGTGAATCTTATTTAAATATACCTGCAATTATTTCTGCAGCGGAGCTTTTTAACGCAGATGCAATCTTTCCGGGATATGGATTTTTGAGTGAGAATCAAAACTTTGTAGAAATTTGCAAACATCATAATATAGAGTTCATAGGTCCAAATTCTGATGTAATGGCGCTAATGAGTGATAAAAGTAAAGCAAAAGAAGTAATGAAAAATGCTGGAGTGCCTGTAATACCAGGAAGTGATGGTGCAGTATCATCAAAAGAAGAAGCCAAAAAAATAGCAAATGAAATGGGTTATCCTGTGATACTAAAAGCAGCAGCCGGTGGTGGTGGTAGAGGAATGAGGATTGTTGATAGTGAAGAAAATATGTTTAATGCATTCCTAGCAGCTGAAAGTGAGGCTATTAGTGCATTTGGTGATGGCACAATTTATATGGAGAAATTCATTGATAAGCCAAAGCACATAGAGGTTCAGATTCTAGCAGATAAGCATGGAAATGTCTTGCATGTGGGCGAGAGGGATTGTTCATTGCAACGAAGACATCAAAAGTTAATTGAAGAATCTCCTGCACCAACTTTGGAACCACAAACAAGAGAAAAACTTCTGCAAACTGCAATTACTGCAACTAAGGCTATAAAATATGTCGGTGCTGGAACTTACGAGTTTTTGCTAGATTCTAATCAAAATTTTTATTTTATGGAGATGAATACAAGGTTGCAAGTTGAGCACCCTGTAAGTGAGCTTGTAAGTGGGCTTGATATAATCGAGCTTATGATAAATATTGCAGAAGACAAAGAACTACCAAAGCAAGATGATATAAGATTTAATGGTTGTGCTATTGAATGCAGAATCACAGCAGAAGATCCTGTGAAATTCTATCCATCTGCTGGGAAAATAACAAAATGGATATCACCTGGTGGAAATAATGTAAGAATAGATACTCATGCTTATGCTGGATATAATGTGCCTATGTTCTATGATTCCATGATTGGTAAGCTTATCGTATGGGGCAAGAATCGCAATGAAGCAATATCAAGAATGAAAAGAGCATTAGATGAATTTTGCATAGAAGGCATAAAGACTACTATAGATTTTCATAAAGAAATGATGAAAAATGATGATTTTGTAAGAGGTGTGATACATACTAAATATTTGGAGCAAAAGTCATAA
- the dapF gene encoding diaminopimelate epimerase, giving the protein MFFSKYSASGNDFIITHLFKHNVIPYSKLAQKICNRHEGIGADGLIVLKPHDSYDYEWEFYNQDGSVASMCGNGSRAAGAYAVSMNLTDKNHRFLSGAGVINIRVDNNMVESELGIANIIDKNILEANSSWWLIDTGVPHLVTFGDDIFELDSSVMSELRHKYNANVNVAKIECKYISIRTFERGVEGETLACGTGMAAMFYRLLLEGCAMNMQAFKPASKELVYLREDNKSLFLKGEVRKVCDFSYEI; this is encoded by the coding sequence ATGTTTTTTAGTAAGTATTCTGCTAGTGGCAATGACTTTATAATTACCCATTTATTTAAACACAATGTTATTCCATATTCTAAATTAGCACAAAAGATTTGCAATAGGCATGAAGGAATCGGTGCTGATGGACTTATTGTTCTAAAACCGCATGATAGCTATGATTATGAGTGGGAATTTTATAATCAAGATGGTAGCGTGGCTAGTATGTGTGGTAATGGTAGTAGAGCTGCTGGTGCATATGCTGTAAGTATGAATCTTACAGATAAGAATCATAGATTCTTAAGTGGTGCTGGTGTCATCAACATTAGAGTAGATAATAATATGGTCGAAAGTGAGCTTGGAATTGCCAATATCATAGATAAGAATATATTAGAGGCTAACTCATCTTGGTGGCTTATAGATACAGGCGTTCCGCATTTAGTAACTTTTGGAGATGACATTTTTGAGTTAGATTCGTCAGTAATGTCAGAATTAAGACACAAATACAATGCTAATGTAAATGTAGCAAAAATTGAGTGTAAGTATATTTCAATACGCACATTTGAGCGTGGAGTAGAGGGTGAAACTCTAGCTTGTGGGACTGGTATGGCTGCTATGTTTTATAGACTTTTATTAGAAGGTTGTGCAATGAATATGCAAGCCTTTAAACCGGCAAGTAAAGAGCTAGTTTATCTAAGAGAGGATAATAAAAGTTTATTTTTAAAAGGTGAGGTTAGAAAAGTTTGTGATTTTAGTTATGAAATTTGA
- the accB gene encoding acetyl-CoA carboxylase biotin carboxyl carrier protein, which translates to MDFKEIKELIKIFDSSSLSSLSITKEDSKIKLEKGGKVAPQAIIPASVAQAPQPQAIPSEIKSPSAESAPKTISGETINSPMVGTFYRCPSPNAPAYVNVGDKVKKGQTLAIIEAMKIMNEIEAEFDCVIKEILPSDAQPVEYNMPLFVVEKI; encoded by the coding sequence ATGGATTTCAAAGAAATAAAAGAGTTAATTAAAATTTTTGATTCAAGCTCTCTTAGTTCTCTTAGTATTACAAAAGAAGATTCTAAAATTAAGCTAGAAAAGGGTGGTAAAGTAGCTCCACAAGCAATAATCCCAGCAAGTGTAGCACAAGCTCCACAACCACAAGCGATACCAAGTGAAATAAAGTCTCCTAGTGCAGAATCTGCTCCCAAAACTATAAGTGGTGAGACTATAAACTCTCCTATGGTTGGAACATTTTATAGATGTCCTTCTCCAAATGCACCAGCTTATGTAAATGTAGGCGATAAGGTTAAAAAAGGTCAAACTTTAGCAATTATTGAAGCTATGAAAATTATGAATGAAATTGAAGCAGAGTTTGATTGTGTGATAAAAGAGATATTGCCAAGCGATGCACAACCTGTAGAATACAATATGCCATTATTTGTAGTGGAGAAAATCTAA
- the dcd gene encoding dCTP deaminase, protein MGLKEDSWIREMALKHKMIEPFCENQVGKGVVSYGLSSYGYDIRVSNEFKIFTNINAMVVDPKNFDSANVVDFIGDVCIVPPNSFALARTIEYFKIPRNILAICLGKSTYARCGIIVNVTPFEPEFEGHITIEISNTTPLPAKIYANEGIAQVLFLQGDKDCEVSYKDKKGKYQEQTGITLPRILK, encoded by the coding sequence ATGGGATTAAAAGAAGATAGCTGGATAAGAGAAATGGCACTAAAACACAAGATGATAGAGCCATTTTGTGAAAATCAAGTAGGAAAAGGCGTTGTAAGCTATGGACTATCAAGCTATGGCTACGATATAAGAGTAAGCAATGAATTTAAAATTTTTACAAACATAAATGCTATGGTTGTAGATCCTAAAAACTTTGATTCTGCCAATGTTGTTGATTTCATAGGCGATGTGTGTATTGTCCCTCCAAACTCATTTGCACTAGCAAGGACTATTGAATATTTTAAGATTCCTAGAAATATTTTGGCTATTTGCCTTGGTAAAAGCACCTATGCAAGATGTGGGATAATCGTAAATGTCACTCCTTTTGAACCAGAATTTGAAGGACATATAACAATAGAAATAAGCAATACAACGCCACTACCTGCAAAAATATATGCAAATGAGGGAATTGCACAAGTTCTATTTTTACAAGGAGATAAGGATTGCGAAGTAAGCTATAAAGATAAAAAAGGCAAGTATCAAGAACAAACTGGAATTACACTACCTAGAATCCTAAAATAG
- a CDS encoding flagellin, with amino-acid sequence MKIGNTGINESLVSINKAKEEEKESIKKIASPRPIEAIDGASLAIANELLAQANSMSQGIRNANDALGVLQIADGALSEISNSAIRMNELSVALGNPALNSDQRAMIESESQALTQSMNDSISQATFNGKNVFGGQMSFMLGSGPIDFSLQSPNTSSLQVTNQQSILDFISNVSSKRGDIGAVMNRIESTINSDMNTVVNLRSAESNLQDNDIAENYNELNTAKLKENASLYVASFNAQYLQNKFNSLLG; translated from the coding sequence ATGAAAATTGGAAATACTGGTATAAATGAAAGTTTGGTATCTATAAATAAAGCCAAAGAAGAAGAAAAAGAGTCTATTAAAAAAATTGCATCTCCTAGACCAATAGAAGCTATTGATGGTGCTTCTTTAGCTATTGCTAATGAGTTATTAGCACAAGCAAATTCTATGTCTCAAGGTATTAGAAATGCAAATGATGCACTAGGTGTGCTACAAATTGCTGATGGTGCATTATCAGAAATTTCTAATTCTGCTATTAGAATGAACGAGCTTTCAGTTGCTTTGGGGAATCCTGCGTTAAATAGTGATCAAAGAGCAATGATTGAGAGCGAATCTCAAGCATTAACACAATCAATGAATGATTCTATCTCTCAAGCTACATTTAATGGAAAGAATGTTTTTGGTGGTCAAATGAGCTTCATGCTTGGTAGTGGTCCTATAGACTTTAGTTTGCAATCACCAAATACTTCTAGTTTGCAAGTTACAAACCAACAAAGCATTTTGGACTTTATAAGTAATGTCAGCTCAAAAAGAGGCGATATTGGTGCTGTTATGAATCGTATTGAATCTACAATTAATAGCGATATGAATACGGTTGTTAATCTAAGATCTGCTGAAAGCAATTTGCAAGACAATGATATTGCTGAAAATTACAATGAGCTAAACACTGCTAAATTAAAAGAAAATGCTTCATTGTATGTAGCTTCATTTAATGCACAATATCTTCAAAATAAATTCAATTCCCTATTAGGTTAA